The following proteins are co-located in the Haliovirga abyssi genome:
- a CDS encoding YaiI/YqxD family protein, giving the protein MRIIIDADATPKNAKLICEQLAKKYELELIMVIDNAHELTGDFKVIKVDKGKDSVDLEIVKISKNEDIIITQDYGLATILIEKVYAVIHPKGMRYTKFNIESLMFQRHMGQKMRNAGKRTKGPKKRERKDDQLFEENLMKILKEYF; this is encoded by the coding sequence ATGAGAATAATAATTGATGCAGATGCGACACCTAAAAATGCAAAATTAATTTGTGAACAATTAGCTAAAAAATATGAATTAGAGTTAATAATGGTAATTGATAATGCACATGAATTAACTGGAGATTTTAAAGTAATAAAGGTTGATAAAGGAAAAGATTCTGTGGATTTGGAAATAGTTAAAATATCTAAAAATGAGGATATAATCATAACACAAGATTATGGATTAGCTACAATACTAATTGAAAAAGTTTATGCAGTAATTCATCCAAAAGGGATGCGGTATACTAAATTTAATATTGAATCTTTAATGTTTCAACGACATATGGGACAAAAAATGAGGAATGCAGGAAAAAGGACAAAAGGTCCTAAAAAAAGAGAGAGAAAAGATGATCAGTTATTTGAAGAAAATTTAATGAAAATTTTAAAAGAATATTTTTAA
- the manA gene encoding mannose-6-phosphate isomerase, class I — protein MYPLKFEKVFKEKVWGGRNFESILNIKLKSNKKIGESWEVSTHKNGISIVSSGIYKGKTLQELINQYGESIVGKKVYTKFKNKFPLLIKYLDINDKLSVQVHPNDKYALENEGEFGKSECWYVIDASKDAKLILGIKENISKEIFHKKVQKNDFSELFNEIPVKKGDFINISPGLVHASTEGSILICEIQQNSDTTYRIYDFDRVVDGKLRPLHIDKALEVINFGLKPEITEEKYRENIKINETNIQNLIRNEYFNVDKLDIKNKYSYNLKDSFSILSIIDGAGQLIYNSEIYNIKKGETYFIPANLNIEINGNLTILKSFL, from the coding sequence ATGTATCCATTAAAATTCGAAAAAGTGTTTAAAGAAAAAGTTTGGGGTGGAAGAAATTTTGAATCTATATTAAATATTAAATTAAAATCAAATAAAAAAATTGGGGAATCTTGGGAAGTTTCAACTCATAAAAATGGAATATCTATTGTTTCAAGTGGAATCTACAAAGGAAAAACTCTACAAGAATTGATTAATCAATATGGAGAATCTATTGTTGGAAAAAAAGTATATACAAAATTTAAAAATAAATTTCCGCTTTTAATAAAATACCTAGATATAAATGATAAACTCTCTGTACAAGTTCATCCAAATGACAAATATGCTTTGGAAAATGAAGGAGAATTCGGAAAATCTGAATGTTGGTATGTTATTGATGCTTCTAAAGATGCAAAATTAATATTAGGAATAAAAGAAAATATTTCAAAAGAAATATTTCATAAGAAAGTCCAAAAAAACGATTTTTCAGAATTATTTAATGAAATACCTGTAAAAAAGGGTGATTTTATAAATATCTCTCCAGGACTTGTTCACGCTTCAACAGAAGGTTCTATTTTAATTTGTGAGATACAACAAAATTCAGATACTACTTATAGAATTTATGATTTTGACAGAGTTGTAGATGGTAAGCTAAGACCACTACATATAGATAAAGCTTTAGAAGTTATTAATTTTGGATTAAAGCCTGAAATAACTGAAGAAAAATATAGAGAAAATATAAAAATCAATGAAACAAACATTCAAAATCTAATAAGAAATGAATATTTTAACGTAGATAAATTAGACATAAAAAACAAGTATTCTTATAATTTAAAAGATAGTTTTTCTATTTTATCAATTATTGATGGCGCAGGACAATTAATTTATAATTCTGAAATATATAATATAAAAAAAGGAGAAACTTATTTTATTCCTGCTAACCTTAATATAGAAATAAACGGAAATTTAACAATTTTAAAAAGTTTTTTATAA
- a CDS encoding DegQ family serine endoprotease, with the protein MKKVMSFMLVFTILSISSFANVFDDQKAFTEVSKKVMPAVVNISTEKVIKQRYYDPFEDLFNDQFFGRNNQRREPREIKRKQTALGSGFIISEDGYIVTNNHVVDGADKIKVTLNDKSTYSAKLIGTDKDTDIAILKIKSNKKFKYLTLGNSSKLEVGQWAIAIGNPFGLNNTMTVGIISAKGRSGMGIENYENFIQTDASINPGNSGGPLVDINGNVIGINTAILSKSGGNMGIGFAIPIDMVKPIKNSLIKNGKVERGWLGVSIQPLNDKMAEKFGLKDTKGALIGEVLKGTPAEKAGLKRGDIVLQINGEKVKDYNDLRNKIGAAAPGTKVDLRILRNRKKINIRVKLGKKANNGNGLASEEQELMGMKIKNIDNNVIKQFNLDKNTKGVIVLEVSYDSQAYSYGVRPGDIIVEVNNNTITNVNQIMGKYKKTKKGDGILFYIEGKNASRYIMLEKD; encoded by the coding sequence CAGAAGTATCAAAGAAAGTTATGCCAGCAGTGGTAAATATTAGTACTGAAAAAGTTATAAAACAAAGATATTATGATCCATTTGAAGATTTATTTAATGATCAATTTTTTGGTAGAAATAATCAAAGAAGAGAACCAAGAGAGATTAAAAGAAAGCAAACTGCATTAGGGTCAGGATTTATCATTTCAGAGGATGGATATATTGTTACAAATAATCATGTAGTTGATGGAGCAGATAAAATAAAAGTTACTTTAAATGACAAATCAACTTATTCTGCTAAACTAATAGGAACAGACAAAGATACAGATATTGCAATATTAAAAATAAAGTCAAATAAAAAATTTAAATATTTAACTTTAGGTAATTCATCAAAATTGGAAGTTGGGCAATGGGCAATTGCAATAGGAAACCCATTTGGATTGAATAATACAATGACAGTTGGAATCATAAGTGCAAAAGGACGTTCTGGAATGGGAATAGAAAATTATGAAAATTTTATTCAAACAGATGCTTCGATTAATCCAGGAAATAGCGGAGGTCCATTAGTAGATATTAATGGAAATGTTATTGGTATAAATACAGCAATTCTTTCTAAAAGCGGTGGGAATATGGGAATAGGATTTGCAATTCCTATAGATATGGTAAAACCAATAAAGAATTCATTGATAAAAAATGGAAAAGTAGAGAGAGGATGGCTTGGAGTTTCTATTCAACCTCTTAATGATAAAATGGCTGAAAAATTTGGATTAAAAGATACAAAAGGAGCATTAATTGGTGAGGTATTAAAAGGAACGCCAGCTGAAAAAGCAGGATTAAAAAGAGGGGATATAGTTTTACAAATTAATGGAGAAAAAGTAAAAGATTACAATGATTTGAGAAATAAAATTGGAGCAGCTGCACCTGGAACAAAAGTTGATTTAAGAATATTAAGAAATAGAAAAAAAATAAATATTAGAGTAAAACTTGGAAAAAAAGCTAATAATGGAAATGGATTAGCATCTGAAGAACAAGAATTAATGGGAATGAAAATAAAAAATATAGATAACAATGTGATAAAACAATTTAATTTAGATAAAAATACAAAAGGGGTAATAGTTTTAGAAGTTTCATATGACTCACAAGCTTATAGTTATGGAGTTAGACCAGGAGATATAATTGTAGAGGTAAATAATAATACAATAACTAACGTTAATCAAATAATGGGAAAATATAAAAAAACTAAAAAAGGTGATGGAATATTATTTTATATAGAAGGTAAAAATGCAAGCAGATATATAATGTTAGAAAAAGATTAA